The following coding sequences lie in one Treponema sp. OMZ 790 genomic window:
- a CDS encoding Imm26 family immunity protein, whose protein sequence is MKNIKVKIGDVFLIPYQDKYAVCKVLWISKRTKNAFSFIVKDKLVDTKEEAVEIIDTAQNISVQIFTGLISVFYTDITKLKKGEWEIIGSQKLTIEESDNFQYHNIGGKLFKGDEEVRPLNNAEIKTIPKMLNAGYEAINNFLKMVFE, encoded by the coding sequence ATGAAGAATATTAAAGTTAAAATTGGCGATGTATTTCTTATACCATATCAAGATAAATATGCTGTTTGTAAGGTATTGTGGATTTCAAAAAGGACAAAGAATGCTTTTTCATTTATTGTAAAAGACAAGCTAGTTGATACAAAAGAAGAAGCTGTAGAAATAATAGATACCGCCCAAAATATTTCCGTTCAGATTTTTACCGGATTAATTAGTGTATTTTATACTGACATTACAAAGCTAAAAAAAGGCGAATGGGAAATTATTGGTAGTCAAAAATTGACAATTGAAGAAAGTGATAATTTTCAGTATCACAATATTGGGGGCAAATTATTTAAAGGCGACGAAGAGGTAAGACCATTAAATAATGCTGAAATAAAAACAATTCCTAAAATGTTAAATGCAGGATATGAAGCTATAAATAATTTTCTAAAAATGGTATTTGAATAA
- a CDS encoding RHS repeat-associated core domain-containing protein, with protein sequence MEAFFCFLSSTFGGTSTVFLYQGQYLDTETELVYNYKRYYSQEIGAYISQDPIGQASGNPTLYVYVHDVK encoded by the coding sequence ATTGAAGCATTTTTCTGCTTTCTTTCTTCCACCTTTGGCGGAACATCGACGGTTTTTTTATATCAAGGTCAATATCTTGATACCGAGACTGAATTAGTATATAATTATAAGCGTTATTACAGCCAGGAGATAGGTGCTTATATATCACAAGACCCGATAGGGCAGGCGAGTGGCAATCCTACTTTGTATGTATACGTTCACGATGTGAAATAA